In Cystobacter ferrugineus, the following proteins share a genomic window:
- a CDS encoding sugar ABC transporter substrate-binding protein — MRYFPPFGASALAALMLLTPGCKDNKETTPAGGGAPAKPAGAKIALLLPESKTSRYESHDRPHFERKVKELCAECEVIYSNADQDAAKQQNQAEAAITNGAQVLVLDPVDAASAAAIVGRARQSKATVISYDRLIAQADLDYYISFDNEKVGKLQGQALADKLKADGKADGTIVVINGSPTDSNAAMFKAGAHSVLDGSGLKIGAEYDTPDWSPDKAQQQMEQAITQLGKDKIVGVYCANDGTAGGAIAAMKAAGINPLPPVTGQDAELAGIQRIVAGEQYMTVYKAIKAEAEAAAELAVALARGGQPPAGKINAKVNNGQKDVPSVLLTPVAVTKDNIKSTIVADGFWTTAQICEGSFQAACAQAQLQ, encoded by the coding sequence ATGCGCTACTTTCCCCCATTCGGCGCCTCGGCGCTCGCGGCCCTGATGCTCTTGACTCCGGGCTGCAAGGACAACAAGGAGACCACCCCGGCGGGCGGCGGTGCTCCGGCCAAGCCGGCGGGCGCGAAGATCGCCCTGCTGCTGCCCGAGTCCAAGACGTCGCGGTACGAGTCGCATGACCGGCCGCACTTCGAGCGCAAGGTGAAGGAGCTGTGCGCCGAGTGCGAGGTCATCTACAGCAACGCGGATCAGGACGCGGCCAAGCAGCAGAACCAGGCCGAGGCGGCCATCACCAACGGCGCGCAGGTGCTGGTGCTGGATCCGGTGGACGCGGCGTCCGCGGCGGCCATCGTGGGGCGCGCGCGTCAGTCCAAGGCGACGGTCATCAGCTATGACCGCCTCATCGCCCAGGCGGACCTGGACTACTACATCTCCTTCGACAACGAGAAGGTGGGCAAGCTGCAGGGCCAGGCGCTCGCGGACAAGCTCAAGGCGGACGGCAAGGCGGACGGCACCATCGTCGTCATCAACGGCTCGCCCACCGACAGCAACGCGGCGATGTTCAAGGCCGGCGCGCACAGCGTGCTGGACGGCAGCGGCTTGAAGATCGGCGCCGAGTACGACACGCCGGACTGGAGCCCGGACAAGGCGCAGCAGCAGATGGAGCAGGCCATCACCCAGCTCGGCAAGGACAAGATCGTCGGCGTGTACTGCGCCAACGACGGCACCGCGGGTGGAGCCATCGCCGCGATGAAGGCCGCGGGCATCAACCCCCTGCCCCCCGTGACGGGCCAGGACGCGGAGCTCGCGGGCATCCAGCGCATCGTCGCCGGTGAGCAGTACATGACGGTGTACAAGGCGATCAAGGCCGAGGCCGAGGCGGCCGCGGAGCTGGCGGTGGCGCTCGCGCGCGGTGGCCAGCCCCCGGCGGGCAAGATCAACGCCAAGGTCAACAACGGCCAGAAGGACGTGCCCTCCGTGCTGCTCACGCCGGTGGCGGTGACCAAGGACAACATCAAGTCCACCATCGTGGCCGATGGCTTCTGGACGACGGCGCAGATCTGCGAGGGCTCCTTCCAGGCGGCCTGTGCGCAGGCGCAGCTGCAGTAA
- a CDS encoding sugar ABC transporter permease, which translates to MSSVNQSAIDPRLIQDAPGLAGAWAGFRRRVSQGELGSLPVIIGLSAIWIIFYMANERFLSAINLTNLMLQISAMGMISAGIVLILLLGETDLSAGAVSGLAAAVMTILNVKMHVPAVPALLAGLATGAAIGAFQGTWVTRFKVPSFVVTLAGSLAWQGALFSVLGSTGSVNLYDPVITGLTSTFFSTPVSWAIVAVIIGTYVGSVFLERRRRAALGLVQAPLRNVAIRMIIICGAVVTAVSIFTQDRGLPLATLIFAGVVVALELLLRNTRFGRHVFAVGGNAEAARRAGIRVEFIRITIFAMGSTLAAAGGMLAASRLLAVNQSSGSGDVLLNSIGAAVIGGTSLFGGRGSAWSAILGALVIGSIANGMDLLAFSSSVKFMVTGSVLLVAASVDAVSRRGRQAAGRA; encoded by the coding sequence ATGAGCTCCGTGAATCAATCCGCGATCGACCCCCGGTTGATCCAGGACGCGCCGGGCCTGGCCGGAGCGTGGGCGGGGTTCCGCCGCCGCGTCTCCCAGGGTGAGCTGGGCAGCCTGCCCGTCATCATCGGCCTGAGCGCCATCTGGATCATCTTCTACATGGCCAACGAGCGGTTCCTGTCGGCCATCAACCTCACCAACCTGATGCTGCAGATCTCCGCCATGGGGATGATCTCCGCGGGCATCGTCCTCATCCTGCTGCTCGGGGAGACGGACCTGTCGGCGGGTGCCGTGAGCGGCCTGGCCGCGGCGGTGATGACCATCCTCAACGTGAAGATGCACGTGCCGGCCGTGCCCGCGCTGCTCGCGGGACTCGCCACGGGCGCGGCGATCGGCGCCTTCCAGGGCACGTGGGTGACACGCTTCAAGGTGCCCTCCTTCGTGGTCACCCTGGCGGGCTCGCTCGCCTGGCAGGGCGCGCTGTTCTCCGTGCTGGGCTCCACCGGCAGCGTGAACCTGTACGATCCGGTCATCACCGGGCTGACCTCGACGTTCTTCTCCACCCCCGTGTCGTGGGCGATCGTGGCGGTCATCATCGGCACCTACGTGGGCAGCGTGTTCCTGGAGCGGCGGCGGCGCGCGGCGCTGGGGCTGGTCCAGGCGCCCCTGCGCAACGTGGCCATCCGGATGATCATCATCTGCGGCGCGGTGGTGACGGCGGTGAGCATCTTCACGCAAGACCGCGGCTTGCCCCTGGCCACGCTCATCTTCGCGGGCGTGGTGGTGGCGCTGGAGCTGCTCTTGCGCAACACGCGCTTTGGCCGCCACGTGTTCGCCGTGGGCGGCAACGCCGAGGCGGCGCGCCGGGCGGGCATCCGCGTGGAGTTCATCCGCATCACCATCTTCGCGATGGGCTCCACGCTGGCGGCCGCCGGCGGCATGCTCGCCGCCTCGCGTCTGCTCGCGGTCAATCAGTCCTCGGGCAGCGGCGACGTGCTGCTCAACTCCATCGGCGCGGCGGTCATCGGCGGCACCAGCCTCTTCGGCGGGCGCGGCTCGGCCTGGTCGGCGATTCTCGGCGCGCTGGTCATCGGCTCCATCGCCAACGGCATGGATCTGCTGGCCTTCTCCTCGTCGGTGAAGTTCATGGTGACGGGCAGCGTGCTGCTCGTGGCCGCCTCGGTCGACGCGGTGTCCCGCCGCGGACGCCAGGCCGCCGGCCGGGCGTGA
- the typA gene encoding translational GTPase TypA, with protein sequence MIARENIRNVAIVAHVDHGKTTLVDHMLRQAGIFRSNEALTERVMDSNDLEREKGITILAKNTAVTYKGTQINIIDTPGHADFGGEVERGLRLVDGVILLVDAAEGPLPQTRFVLSKALGMGLKTVLVINKIDRSDARAKDILDQVYSLYIDLGADEHQLEFPVLYTVARQGQSSTSLEVPGKTLEPLFEAILSHISPPPAPQQEQLQLLVANLDYDDYVGRLAVGRVQAGRIAPNMPVAVMREGGKIAQGKIVKLYGFQGLKRTEIPDAGPGEIVSIAGIEDISIGDTIADAERPVALPRITVDEPTMMMIFKVNDGPLAGKEGKYVTSRNLRERLYREAYRNVSIRVEDTETPDAFRVVGRGELQLAVIIETMRREGYELTASNPEPVTKTIDGVLHEPMELLFCDVPENSVGAVTERLGPRKGRMTDMAQLGGGRTRLQFRIPARGLIGFRSEFLTITRGEGIMSSQFDGYEPWFGYIPKRANGAIVSDRLGETVPYALFSIQERGHLFVGAGVTIYEGMIIGEHVHPSELNVNACREKKLTNIRAAGRDENVILTPPREMGLEKALEWIADDELVEVTPKSVRMRKKALSSGERYRAERDRKREEREG encoded by the coding sequence ATGATTGCCCGAGAGAACATCCGCAACGTCGCCATCGTCGCCCACGTCGACCATGGCAAAACCACCCTCGTCGACCACATGCTTCGCCAGGCGGGCATCTTCCGCAGCAACGAAGCCCTGACCGAGCGGGTGATGGACTCGAACGACCTCGAGCGCGAGAAGGGCATCACCATTCTCGCGAAGAACACCGCCGTCACCTACAAGGGCACGCAGATCAACATCATCGACACCCCGGGCCACGCGGACTTCGGCGGTGAGGTGGAGCGCGGCCTGCGCCTGGTGGATGGCGTCATCCTCCTGGTGGACGCGGCCGAAGGCCCCCTGCCCCAGACGCGCTTCGTGCTCAGCAAGGCGCTGGGCATGGGTCTCAAGACGGTGCTCGTCATCAACAAGATCGACCGCTCCGACGCCCGGGCCAAGGACATCCTGGATCAGGTCTACTCGCTCTACATCGACCTGGGCGCGGACGAGCACCAGCTCGAGTTCCCCGTGCTCTACACGGTGGCGCGCCAGGGCCAGAGCTCCACGAGCCTGGAGGTGCCGGGCAAGACGCTCGAGCCGCTCTTCGAGGCCATCCTCTCGCACATCTCCCCGCCGCCCGCGCCGCAGCAGGAGCAGCTCCAGCTTCTCGTGGCCAACCTGGACTACGACGACTACGTGGGCCGCCTCGCGGTGGGCCGCGTGCAGGCCGGGCGCATCGCGCCCAACATGCCCGTGGCGGTGATGCGCGAGGGCGGGAAGATCGCCCAGGGCAAGATCGTCAAGCTCTACGGCTTCCAGGGCCTCAAGCGCACGGAGATCCCCGACGCGGGCCCCGGAGAGATCGTCTCCATCGCGGGCATCGAGGACATCTCCATCGGTGACACCATCGCCGACGCGGAGCGTCCCGTGGCGCTGCCGCGCATCACCGTGGACGAGCCCACGATGATGATGATCTTCAAGGTCAACGACGGGCCGCTGGCGGGCAAGGAAGGCAAGTACGTCACCAGCCGCAACCTGCGCGAGCGCCTGTACCGCGAGGCCTACCGCAACGTGTCCATCCGCGTGGAGGACACCGAGACGCCGGACGCCTTCCGCGTGGTGGGCCGTGGCGAACTGCAGCTCGCCGTCATCATCGAGACGATGCGCCGCGAGGGCTACGAGCTGACGGCCTCCAACCCCGAGCCGGTGACGAAGACGATCGACGGCGTGCTGCACGAGCCCATGGAGCTGCTCTTCTGCGACGTGCCGGAGAACAGCGTGGGCGCGGTGACCGAGCGCCTGGGGCCCCGCAAGGGCCGCATGACGGACATGGCCCAGCTCGGCGGCGGCCGCACCCGCCTGCAGTTCCGCATCCCCGCGCGCGGCCTCATCGGCTTCCGCTCGGAGTTCCTCACCATCACCCGGGGTGAGGGCATCATGAGCAGCCAGTTCGACGGCTACGAGCCCTGGTTCGGCTACATCCCCAAGCGCGCCAACGGAGCCATCGTGTCCGACCGCCTGGGCGAGACGGTGCCCTACGCGCTCTTCAGCATCCAGGAGCGTGGCCACCTGTTCGTGGGCGCCGGCGTCACCATCTACGAGGGCATGATCATCGGCGAGCACGTGCACCCCTCCGAGCTCAACGTGAATGCCTGCCGCGAGAAGAAGCTCACCAACATCCGCGCCGCCGGCCGTGACGAGAACGTCATCCTCACGCCGCCTCGCGAGATGGGCCTGGAGAAGGCGCTGGAGTGGATCGCCGACGACGAGCTCGTCGAGGTGACGCCCAAGTCGGTGCGCATGCGCAAGAAGGCCCTGAGCTCGGGTGAGCGCTACCGCGCCGAGCGTGACCGCAAGCGCGAGGAGCGCGAGGGCTGA
- a CDS encoding sigma 54-interacting transcriptional regulator codes for MDRERHQNLQSIIMLRELIRKWWRAELHFADRHGQVLDWNRGEAIASASSACCRLARGSREGLRRCNQSVRELHEQFVGNRRLRRAIVHPCHLQFSLVAAPLYVQDEYEGFLFVEGLLREPLTAGTREGIRTRLRELQPATLDVDRSVERLLVLDDDNLEKLTELLEYGTREIAAYEAERTRELERAPEAPARGGAHARFGHIIGRSAALQEIFKVLEKVSNSEATVLINGESGTGKELVARAIHDNGPRRNAPFVVQNCSAFNDNLLESALFGHMRGAFTGAVRDKKGLFETADSGTFFLDEVGDMSPALQVKLLRVLQEGTFLPVGGTQPREVDVRVVAATHKDLGEMVKRGEFREDLYYRINVIRVHLPPLRERRDDLPLLVDHFLRKHHREGQRARGLSPEALALLGRYAWPGNVRELENEMERLLVLGGDLELLPADLISSRIRDAVSPGGSSSPLPRLTGSLHEAVEALEREMIHQGLLRTGNNKSRLARELGISRSNLILKIARYGLDAGLPPDAEADA; via the coding sequence ATGGACCGTGAGCGGCACCAGAACCTTCAGAGCATCATCATGCTCCGGGAACTCATCCGCAAGTGGTGGCGCGCGGAGCTGCACTTCGCGGACCGGCACGGGCAGGTGTTGGATTGGAACCGGGGCGAGGCCATCGCCTCCGCGTCCAGTGCCTGCTGCCGGCTCGCGCGCGGCTCGCGTGAGGGGCTGCGGCGCTGCAACCAATCGGTGCGCGAGCTGCACGAGCAGTTCGTGGGCAACCGGCGTCTGCGCCGGGCGATCGTGCACCCCTGCCACCTCCAGTTCAGCCTCGTGGCCGCGCCGCTGTACGTGCAGGACGAGTACGAGGGGTTCCTCTTCGTGGAGGGCCTGCTGCGCGAGCCGCTGACGGCGGGCACGCGGGAAGGCATCCGGACGCGGCTGCGCGAGCTGCAACCGGCGACCCTGGACGTGGATCGCTCCGTGGAGCGGCTGCTCGTGCTGGATGACGACAACCTGGAGAAGCTCACGGAGCTGCTCGAGTACGGCACCCGGGAGATCGCCGCCTACGAGGCCGAGCGCACCCGCGAGCTGGAGCGTGCCCCGGAGGCGCCCGCCCGCGGCGGCGCGCACGCGCGCTTCGGGCACATCATCGGCCGCTCGGCCGCGCTCCAGGAAATCTTCAAGGTGCTGGAGAAGGTGTCCAACTCGGAAGCCACCGTGCTCATCAACGGCGAGTCGGGCACGGGCAAGGAGCTGGTGGCGCGCGCCATCCACGACAACGGCCCCCGGCGCAACGCGCCCTTCGTGGTGCAGAACTGCTCGGCCTTCAACGACAACCTCCTGGAGAGCGCCCTGTTCGGCCACATGCGCGGCGCCTTCACCGGAGCGGTGCGCGACAAGAAGGGCCTCTTCGAGACGGCCGACAGCGGCACCTTCTTCCTCGACGAGGTGGGCGACATGTCGCCCGCGTTGCAGGTGAAGCTCTTGCGCGTGCTCCAGGAGGGCACCTTCCTGCCCGTGGGTGGCACCCAGCCGCGCGAGGTGGACGTGCGCGTCGTCGCCGCCACCCACAAGGATCTGGGGGAGATGGTCAAGCGCGGCGAGTTCCGCGAGGACCTCTACTACCGCATCAACGTCATCCGCGTGCACCTGCCGCCCCTGCGCGAGCGCCGGGACGATCTGCCGCTGCTGGTGGATCACTTCCTGCGCAAGCACCACCGCGAGGGCCAGCGCGCCCGCGGCCTGTCCCCCGAGGCGCTCGCCCTGCTCGGCCGCTATGCCTGGCCGGGCAACGTGCGCGAGCTGGAGAACGAGATGGAGCGGTTGCTGGTGCTCGGCGGGGATCTGGAGCTGCTGCCCGCCGACCTCATCTCCAGCCGCATCCGCGACGCGGTGTCACCCGGGGGCTCGTCCTCTCCCCTCCCCCGCCTCACCGGCAGCCTGCACGAGGCCGTGGAGGCACTCGAGCGGGAGATGATCCACCAGGGACTGTTGCGTACTGGGAACAACAAGAGCCGACTGGCCCGGGAGCTTGGCATCAGCCGCTCCAACCTTATCTTGAAGATCGCCCGTTACGGCCTCGACGCGGGTCTTCCACCCGACGCCGAGGCGGACGCATGA
- a CDS encoding tetratricopeptide repeat protein, whose amino-acid sequence MKQGKILALVGVLVVAPMALAQGSSGSPNQSEGNTAARALEVYEQGKRLYDAKNYAGALERFDQAAAIEPDKARWQYNRGLALRKLNRFAEAREALLHSRTLDPAYKRAEIDDKLREMGFSPAAPLMSTETPPGPSTSTSTPDSPPTSTETPPSPNPTPAPDPKRTDSTGACCLLLCLIGGGALFAMWRARKNAPTTAPPTKRYTSTLPRDEEIAPLLTRLDQAADALIQVEHALRLDEDADLRALLNQATLAEQNARQALESAQRGVATLASVERRIKETEEGTAAAVARARELFGERAFLPEGEHVGCYFCARPLANPSFRMQVPLKRGSQVTHVLACPPCANMAAAGQPPPVKVRRSVTGLTQHWSEVRGYDPYTHRHQPHPDMGTMPAWQYTPERSLGEVAAMAAGGALATGLAAYGVSQLLDLDSASEAAAAQAATEAAAKRASEHREERDWKDHS is encoded by the coding sequence TTGAAGCAAGGAAAGATCCTGGCGCTGGTGGGGGTGCTCGTCGTGGCTCCCATGGCGCTGGCGCAGGGGAGCAGCGGGAGCCCGAATCAGTCCGAGGGGAACACGGCCGCGCGGGCCCTCGAGGTGTACGAGCAGGGCAAGCGCCTCTACGACGCGAAGAACTACGCGGGCGCCCTCGAGCGCTTCGATCAGGCCGCGGCCATCGAGCCCGACAAGGCGCGCTGGCAGTACAACCGGGGCCTCGCCCTGCGCAAACTCAACCGCTTCGCGGAGGCCCGCGAGGCCCTGCTCCACTCGCGCACCCTGGACCCGGCCTACAAGCGGGCGGAGATCGACGACAAGCTGCGGGAGATGGGCTTCTCGCCAGCGGCACCGCTCATGAGCACGGAGACGCCACCCGGCCCCTCCACCTCCACGAGCACTCCCGACAGTCCTCCCACGAGCACGGAGACACCTCCCAGTCCGAACCCCACGCCCGCGCCAGACCCGAAGCGCACGGACTCGACGGGCGCCTGCTGCCTCCTCCTTTGCTTGATCGGCGGCGGTGCCCTCTTCGCCATGTGGCGGGCACGCAAGAACGCACCGACAACCGCGCCGCCCACGAAGCGCTATACATCCACCCTGCCCCGGGACGAGGAGATCGCACCGCTGCTCACCCGGCTGGACCAGGCCGCTGACGCCCTCATCCAGGTGGAGCACGCCCTGCGGCTGGATGAGGACGCCGATCTGCGCGCCCTGCTCAACCAGGCCACCCTGGCCGAGCAGAACGCGCGGCAAGCACTGGAGAGCGCCCAGCGAGGCGTCGCCACGCTGGCCTCCGTGGAGCGCCGGATCAAGGAAACGGAGGAGGGCACCGCGGCGGCGGTGGCGCGTGCGCGAGAACTTTTCGGCGAGCGGGCATTCCTGCCCGAGGGCGAGCACGTGGGCTGTTACTTCTGTGCGCGCCCCCTGGCCAACCCGTCCTTCCGGATGCAGGTGCCCCTCAAGCGGGGCTCGCAGGTCACGCACGTGCTCGCGTGCCCCCCGTGCGCGAACATGGCCGCAGCGGGCCAGCCTCCCCCCGTGAAGGTGCGGCGGTCGGTCACTGGCCTGACCCAGCACTGGAGCGAGGTGCGCGGGTACGATCCCTATACCCATCGTCACCAGCCCCATCCGGACATGGGCACGATGCCCGCCTGGCAGTACACGCCGGAGCGCTCACTCGGCGAGGTGGCGGCGATGGCCGCGGGAGGCGCGCTCGCGACGGGACTGGCGGCCTATGGGGTGAGCCAGTTGCTGGATCTCGACAGCGCGAGCGAGGCGGCGGCGGCCCAGGCGGCGACCGAGGCCGCGGCGAAGCGGGCCAGTGAGCACCGCGAGGAGCGCGACTGGAAGGATCACTCCTGA
- a CDS encoding alpha/beta fold hydrolase, giving the protein MSDLFRQDFLTVPDGAALYYQVSGAGEPGAVMCDGLGCDGFVWKYLEPALARHHRVLRWHYRGHGRSGVPDRRNRIGMSYTCDDLNRVMDAAGINQAVLFGHSMGVQVALEFHRRFPERVKGLVLVCGSYGTLLDTFHDGPLLKRLFPFIKFTVEHFPDRVARLTRALLSTPLALEIALSVEMNRSLLSKSDLIPYFAHLANMDPVVFVRTLRSAAHHNAWRHLPRVNVPTLVIAGKLDKFTPAWLSRRMAAHIPGAELLLLPEGTHVAPLEYRETVERRVTRFLSEHRLVPPPARHPTSKHEYFAAFP; this is encoded by the coding sequence ATGAGCGATCTCTTCCGCCAGGACTTCCTCACCGTCCCCGATGGGGCGGCGCTGTACTACCAGGTGAGTGGGGCGGGAGAGCCCGGCGCGGTGATGTGCGATGGCCTGGGCTGCGACGGCTTCGTGTGGAAGTACCTCGAGCCCGCGCTGGCGCGCCATCACCGCGTGCTGCGCTGGCACTACCGGGGCCATGGCCGCTCGGGCGTGCCGGACAGGCGCAACCGCATCGGCATGTCCTATACCTGCGATGACCTCAACCGGGTGATGGACGCGGCGGGGATAAATCAGGCCGTGCTCTTCGGCCACTCCATGGGCGTGCAGGTGGCGCTCGAGTTCCACCGCCGCTTTCCCGAGCGGGTGAAGGGGCTCGTGCTGGTGTGCGGCAGCTACGGCACCCTGCTCGACACCTTCCACGACGGCCCGCTGCTCAAGCGGCTCTTCCCCTTCATCAAGTTCACCGTGGAGCACTTCCCGGACCGCGTGGCGCGCCTCACCCGCGCCCTGCTCAGCACCCCGCTGGCCCTGGAAATCGCCCTCTCCGTGGAGATGAACCGCTCCCTGCTCTCCAAGAGCGACCTCATCCCCTACTTCGCGCACCTGGCCAACATGGACCCGGTCGTCTTCGTGCGCACCCTGCGCTCGGCCGCCCACCACAATGCCTGGCGGCACCTGCCGCGCGTGAACGTCCCCACCCTCGTCATCGCCGGCAAGCTCGACAAGTTCACCCCCGCCTGGCTGTCACGTCGGATGGCCGCCCACATCCCCGGGGCCGAGCTCCTCCTGCTGCCCGAGGGGACTCACGTGGCTCCCCTGGAATACCGGGAAACCGTCGAGCGGCGGGTGACTCGCTTCCTGAGCGAGCACCGGCTCGTGCCTCCTCCGGCGCGCCACCCCACCTCCAAGCACGAGTACTTCGCCGCCTTCCCGTAG
- a CDS encoding ATP-binding cassette domain-containing protein — MTATALLALRNISKRFGAVQALSQVDFEVHPGEVVALVGDNGAGKSTLVKIISGSIPIDEGEVLFDGKPVTLGTPKRSSALGIATVYQDLALCDNLDVVGNLYLGHEEGNAFGWLDETAMEQRASSLLKTLAVSIPSVRTQVAALSGGQRQTIAVARAMMGSPRVVLLDEPTAALGVAQTRQVLDLIRRLREQGLGVVVISHNMMDVFSVADRIIVMRLGKRVATFDVKNVKEVDVVAAITGARPAQVASTLKMEEA, encoded by the coding sequence ATGACGGCGACCGCGCTGCTGGCGCTCCGCAACATCTCCAAGCGATTCGGGGCCGTTCAGGCCCTCAGCCAGGTGGACTTCGAGGTCCACCCGGGTGAGGTCGTGGCCCTGGTGGGAGACAACGGGGCGGGAAAATCAACCCTTGTCAAAATCATCTCGGGCAGCATTCCCATCGACGAGGGAGAGGTCCTCTTCGACGGAAAACCCGTGACGCTGGGGACGCCCAAGCGCTCATCGGCGCTCGGAATCGCCACCGTGTATCAGGACCTCGCGCTGTGCGACAACCTGGACGTGGTGGGCAACCTGTACCTCGGTCACGAGGAGGGGAACGCCTTTGGCTGGTTGGATGAGACGGCCATGGAGCAGCGCGCCTCGTCGCTGCTCAAGACGCTGGCGGTGAGCATCCCCAGCGTGCGCACGCAGGTGGCGGCGCTGTCGGGTGGTCAGCGGCAGACCATCGCCGTGGCGCGCGCGATGATGGGCTCGCCCCGGGTCGTGCTCCTGGACGAGCCCACCGCGGCGCTCGGCGTGGCGCAGACCCGGCAGGTGCTCGATCTCATCCGGCGGCTGCGCGAGCAGGGGCTGGGCGTGGTCGTCATCAGCCACAACATGATGGACGTGTTCTCGGTGGCCGACCGCATCATCGTGATGCGGCTGGGCAAGCGCGTGGCGACGTTCGACGTGAAGAACGTGAAGGAAGTGGATGTCGTCGCCGCCATCACCGGCGCCCGGCCCGCGCAGGTCGCCAGTACGCTGAAGATGGAGGAAGCATGA
- a CDS encoding cation diffusion facilitator family transporter: MTPPHHSHAASSHDHDHSHGEACGGHGHGHGHGHGQPPRPPPPSLKEERRKDRNRLLVALALTGTIAVAEAVGGWLTHSLALLSDAGHMLTDISALGLSLLALWFSGKPADQKKTYGYYRMEILSALLNGVLLLVITVGIVLEAWERFRSPSEVSLGPMAVVATVGLIANLLALNFLHHTHSMNVRGAFLHVLGDTLSSVGVLVGAGVMWLTGWYVVDPLISVLISVVIVVGAVRLVRDAVDVLLEAVPAHVDMPQVKELLLKVQGVRDVHDLHVWTIASGMYALSAHLVVADPKVSNNDEILSAVKHELYERFKIDHTTIQIESETYAHVGEVH; the protein is encoded by the coding sequence GTGACTCCTCCTCATCATTCGCACGCAGCGTCCTCCCATGACCATGATCACTCGCACGGAGAGGCATGTGGCGGCCATGGGCACGGCCACGGGCACGGTCATGGACAACCCCCGAGACCCCCTCCTCCTTCCCTGAAGGAGGAGCGGCGCAAGGATCGCAACCGCCTGCTCGTCGCGCTGGCGCTCACGGGCACCATCGCCGTGGCGGAGGCCGTGGGCGGCTGGCTCACCCACTCGCTGGCGCTGCTGTCGGACGCGGGCCACATGCTCACCGACATCAGCGCGCTGGGCCTGAGCCTGCTTGCCCTGTGGTTCTCCGGCAAGCCGGCGGACCAGAAGAAGACGTACGGCTACTACCGGATGGAGATCCTCAGCGCGCTGCTCAACGGCGTGCTGTTGCTGGTCATCACCGTGGGCATCGTCCTGGAGGCCTGGGAGCGCTTCCGCTCACCCTCCGAGGTGAGCCTGGGGCCCATGGCGGTGGTGGCCACGGTGGGCCTCATCGCCAATCTGCTGGCCCTGAACTTCCTGCACCACACGCACTCGATGAACGTGCGCGGGGCCTTCCTGCACGTGCTGGGTGACACCCTGTCGAGCGTGGGCGTGCTGGTGGGCGCGGGGGTGATGTGGCTGACGGGCTGGTACGTGGTGGACCCGCTCATCTCCGTGCTCATCTCGGTGGTGATCGTGGTGGGGGCGGTGCGGCTGGTGCGTGACGCGGTGGACGTGCTGCTCGAGGCCGTGCCCGCGCACGTGGACATGCCCCAGGTCAAGGAGCTGCTGCTCAAGGTGCAGGGCGTGCGCGACGTGCATGACCTGCACGTGTGGACGATCGCCAGTGGGATGTACGCGCTCTCGGCGCACCTCGTGGTGGCGGACCCCAAGGTCAGCAACAACGACGAGATCCTCTCCGCCGTGAAGCACGAGCTCTACGAGCGCTTCAAGATCGATCACACGACGATCCAGATCGAGAGCGAGACCTACGCCCACGTGGGCGAGGTGCACTGA